The following coding sequences lie in one Lolium perenne isolate Kyuss_39 chromosome 2, Kyuss_2.0, whole genome shotgun sequence genomic window:
- the LOC127329185 gene encoding putative ubiquitin-like-specific protease 1B, protein MKDQAIKAFEGAGKARKLHLTDSLHFPSLYNYHWFLFTFDIRDKKFIFMDSLFDKNSDLHQEVDNRMIMNFGRTWSECRLKDINFQEFEVIYPPVPKQRNGKDCGIHLMKSIELFKPRTSSMGKFSHKDIPDFRIQMANEMMFCEHNEMHEIQEAVMTFKPHVHGTYARMG, encoded by the exons ATGAAAGATCAAGCCATAAAAGCTTTTGaaggagctggaaaagcaaggaaACTACACTTGACAGATTcg TTGCACTTTCCATCCCTGTACAACTACCACTGGTTCCTATTCACTTTTGACATAAGGGACAAAAAGTTCATCTTTATGGACTCCCTTTTTGACAAGAATTCAGATTTACACCAAGAAGTTGATAATCGAATG ATTATGAACTTTGGAAGAACTTGGAGTGAATGCCGCTTGAAAGACATTAACTTCCAAGAATTTGAAGTCATCTACCCACCTGTACCAAAGCAAAGAAATGG GAAAGACTGCGGAATACACTTGATGAAAAGTATCGAACTATTTAAGCCAAGAACTAGTTCGATGGGAAAATTTTCACACAAAGATATTCCAGATTTTAGAATTCAGATGGCTAATGAGATGATGTTCTGCGAACACAACGAGATGCATGAAATCCAGGAAGCTGTGATGACATTTAAACCTCAT GTTCATGGCACATATGCAAGGATGGGGTGA